In Pseudovibrio brasiliensis, the following are encoded in one genomic region:
- a CDS encoding DUF6716 putative glycosyltransferase: MRILLIVDSDSQVFGMLPYAEICSAAEYKCTFLIPVKNNIPHHLMSQLKNKYEVLNANPHDCTINYYNFEAIGVSLPGSKISEFRNFMQNLCEKNLNRPFIFTIFNGLVYEKFEEGLAWRLGYDLICLNSMIDFQKAKTLLANTPYKNQPFLVTGLSRSEKTAVKNNHSSEKKVFLFVEQVAAPKTKNERDWLFQSLNQLAKNNLDWEFIIKPRIRKTEKTFHNCVLHAEDALKNTAFNLQLSHQPLTELIASADIIVSVSSTALFDAHYAGKPIAYVADFGWRNDLGTHVFAGSGIDIHIANHPALNEFIERRPNPKWLEDIGARSYELNNLPDLIEAYCISPSPLPLTMYDQRFLSVHKNIKKHRRSRLKETFRYISDYCNFFKKP, from the coding sequence ATGCGTATCCTGCTGATCGTCGATAGCGATAGTCAAGTTTTCGGCATGCTCCCGTATGCCGAGATTTGCTCTGCCGCAGAGTATAAATGTACATTCCTAATACCAGTAAAAAACAACATTCCTCATCATCTGATGAGTCAGCTAAAGAATAAATATGAAGTTTTAAATGCAAATCCACACGACTGTACAATCAATTATTACAACTTTGAGGCCATTGGCGTCTCTCTTCCTGGGAGCAAAATCTCCGAGTTTAGAAATTTTATGCAAAATTTGTGTGAGAAAAATCTAAATCGCCCTTTTATTTTTACCATTTTCAATGGCCTAGTTTACGAAAAATTTGAAGAAGGCCTCGCATGGCGTCTAGGTTACGATCTAATTTGTCTGAACTCCATGATAGACTTCCAAAAGGCAAAAACATTACTAGCAAATACTCCCTATAAAAATCAGCCTTTTTTAGTGACGGGATTATCTCGTTCGGAGAAAACGGCGGTCAAGAATAATCACTCATCAGAAAAGAAAGTGTTCTTATTTGTAGAACAAGTTGCCGCACCCAAAACTAAGAACGAACGTGATTGGTTATTTCAGTCGCTTAACCAGCTAGCAAAGAATAACTTAGACTGGGAATTCATCATTAAACCAAGAATTAGAAAAACTGAAAAAACTTTTCATAATTGCGTACTGCATGCAGAAGATGCTCTAAAAAACACAGCCTTCAACTTGCAACTTTCCCATCAACCGTTAACGGAATTAATCGCAAGTGCAGATATTATTGTAAGTGTATCTTCAACAGCACTTTTTGATGCGCACTATGCTGGCAAACCAATCGCGTATGTCGCCGACTTTGGCTGGCGTAACGATCTTGGTACACATGTCTTTGCCGGATCTGGAATTGATATACATATTGCAAATCACCCAGCTCTTAACGAATTTATAGAACGGCGACCAAATCCAAAGTGGCTGGAAGATATTGGCGCTCGATCTTACGAACTCAACAATTTACCAGATCTAATTGAGGCTTATTGTATATCACCTTCCCCCCTTCCACTAACTATGTATGATCAACGTTTTTTGAGTGTTCACAAAAACATTAAAAAGCATCGGAGATCTCGTTTGAAAGAAACGTTTCGATACATATCAGACTACTGCAATTTTTTCAAAAAGCCATAA